From one Physeter macrocephalus isolate SW-GA chromosome 18, ASM283717v5, whole genome shotgun sequence genomic stretch:
- the QARS1 gene encoding glutamine--tRNA ligase codes for MAALDSLSLFTGLGLSEHKARETLKNTALSAQLREAATQAQQTLGCTIDKATGTLLYGLASRLRDPRRLSFLVSYIANRKIHTETQLSAALEYVRSHPLDPINTMDFEQECGVGVVVTPEQIEEAVEAAINRHRPQLLVERYHFSMGLLMGEARAALKWADGKMIKHEVDMQVLHLLGPKTETDLEKKPKVAKARPEETDRRRAKDVVEDGEAVVQTLSLMEQLRGEALKFHKPGENYKTPGYVTTPHTMDLLKQHLEITGGQVRTRFPPEPNGILHIGHAKAINFNFGYAKANSGICFLRFDDTNPEKEEAKFFTAICDMVAWLGYTPYKVTYASNYFDQLYAWAEDLIRRGQAYVCHQRGEELKGHNPLPSPWRDRPTEESLLLFEAMRKGKFAEGEATLRMKLVMEDGKMDPVAYRVKYIPHHRTGDTWCIYPTYDYTHCLCDSIEHITHSLCTKEFQARRSSYFWLCNALDVYCPVQWEYGRLNLHYAVVSKRKILQLVAAGAVRDWDDPRLFTLTALRRRGFPPEAINNFCARVGVTVAQTTMEPHLLEACVRDVLNDTAPRAMAVLEPLQVVITNFPAAKSLDIQVPSFPADETKGFHQIPFGPIVFIERTDFKEEPEPGYKRLAWGQAVGLRHTGYIIELQHVVKGPSGCVESLEVTCRRADAGEKPKAFIHWVSQPLTCEIRLYERLFQHKNPEDPAEVPGGFLSDLNPASLQVVEAALVDCSVALAKPFDKFQFERLGYFSVDPDSRQGQLVFNRTITLKEDPGKV; via the exons ATGGCAGCTCTGGATTCCCTGTCGCTCTTCACCGGCCTCGGCCTGAGCGAACACAAGGCCCGCGAGACGCTCAAGAACACAGCTCTAAGCGCGCAGCTGCGCGAGGCGGCGACCCAG GCGCAACAGACTCTGGGCTGCACCATCGACAAGGCTACCGGGACCCTGCTCTATGGCTTGGCCTCCCGACTCCGGGATCCGCGGCGTCTCTCTTTCCTCGTGAGCTACATAGCCAATAGGAAGATCCATACGGAGACCCAGCTGAGCG CTGCCCTTGAGTATGTGCGGAGTCATCCCCTGGACCCCATCAACACCATGGACTTTGAGCAGGAATGCGGCGTGGGCGTTGTGGTGACCCCAGAGCAGATTGAGGAGGCT GTGGAGGCTGCCATAAATCGCCACCGACCCCAGCTCCTAGTAGAGCGTTACCATTTCAGTATGGGGCTGCTGATGG GAGAGGCTCGGGCTGCGCTCAAGTGGGCAGATGGCAAAATGATCAAGCACGAAGTAGACATGCAG GTCCTCCACCTCCTGGGTCCCAAGACGGAGACTGATCTGGAGAAGAAGCCCAAG GTGGCAAAGGCTCGGCCAGAAGAAACAGACCGAAGGAGAGCAAAGGATGTGGTGGAGGATG GTGAGGCTGTTGTTCAGACCCTGTCTCTGATGGAGCAGCTCCGAGGCGAGGCACTTAAGTTCCACAAGCCTG GTGAGAACTACAAGACCCCGGGCTATGTGACCACTCCACATACCATGGATCTACTGAAGCAGCACCTGGAGATCACTGGAGGACAG GTACGTACCCGGTTCCCGCCAGAACCCAATGGAATCCTGCACATTGGACATGCCAAAGCCATCAACTTCAACTTTGGCTATGCCAAG GCCAACAGTGGGATCTGTTTCCTGCGCTTTGATGACACCAACCCTGAGAAGGAGGAAGCAAAGTTCTTCACTGCCATCTGCGACATGGTGGCCTGGCTGG GTTACACACCTTACAAGGTGACATATGCCTCCAACTATTTTGACCAGCTGTATGCGTGGGCCGAGGACCTTATCCGCAG GGGTCAGGCCTATGTGTGCCACCAGCGAGGAGAGGAACTCAAAGGCCACAACCCACTGCCCTCACCCTGGAGAGACCGTCCCACAGAGGAGTCGCTGCTGCTCTTCGAG GCAATGCGCAAGGGCAAGTTTGCAGAGGGTGAGGCCACACTGCGGATGAAGCTGGTGATGGAGGATGGCAAGATGGACCCTGTGGCCTATCGAGTCAAGTATATACCGCACCACCGCACAGGGGACACCTG GTGCATCTACCCCACCTATGACTACACACACTGCCTCTGTGACTCCATCGAGCATATCACCCACTCACTCTGCACCAAGGAATTCCAGGCCCG acGCTCTTCCTACTTCTGGCTGTGCAATGCACTGGACGTCTATTGTCCTGTGCAGTGGGAGTACGGCCGCCTCAATCTGCACTATGCTGTTGTATCTAAGAGGAAGATTCTCCAGCTTGTGGCAGCTGGCGCTGTGCG GGATTGGGATGACCCACGGCTCTTCACGCTCACAGCCTTACGTCGGCGGGGCTTCCCGCCTGAGGCCATCAACAACTTCTGTGCTCGG GTTGGAGTGACAGTGGCACAGACCACAATGGAACCACATCTGCTAGAAGCCTGTGTGCGTGATGTGCTGAATGACACAGCCCCTCGGGCCATGGCTGTGCTGGAGCCATTACAGGTGGTTATCACCAATTTTCCTGCTGCCAAG TCCTTGGACATTCAGGTACCCAGCTTCCCAGCTGATGAGACCAAGGGCTTCCATCAGATTCCCTTTGGACCCATTGTCTTCATTGAAAGGACTGACTTCAAAGAG GAGCCAGAGCCAGGCTATAAGCGCCTGGCATGGGGCCAGGCCGTGGGCCTGAGACATACAGGCTACATCATCGAGCTGCAGCATGTTGTCAAG GGCCCCAGTGGCTGTGTGGAAAGCCTTGAGGTGACCTGCAGACGGGCAGATGCTGGAGAAAAGCCCAAGGCATTTATTCACTGGGTATCACAGCCTCTGACTTGTGAGATTCGCCTCTATGAGCGACT ATTTCAGCACAAGAACCCTGAGGACCCTGCTGAGGTGCCTGGTGGATTCTTAAGTGACTTGAACCCG GCATCACTACAAGTGGTCGAGGCAGCATTAGTGGACTGTTCTGTGGCCCTGGCAAAGCCCTTCGACAAGTTCCAGTTTGAGCGGCTTGGTTACTTTTCTGTGGATCCAGACAGCCGCCAGGGACAG CTTGTCTTCAACCGGACCATCACACTGAAGGAGGACCCAGGAAAAGTGTGA